From the Anopheles coustani chromosome X, idAnoCousDA_361_x.2, whole genome shotgun sequence genome, one window contains:
- the LOC131268703 gene encoding transferrin: MKVVLAGRGLLLALALVAGAFGAPSAEKDGATVRWCVPEQLQANCSRLTSAAGVGIECVSGLDRTECLRLVRNRQADFVMADPEDLYVAMKMENQDFAVFAEQRTTEEPASPFRYEGIMLVRAADGFRSLEDLRGKKSCHTGFGRNVGYKIPVARLQRAGLLKLPVADGALSTVERELTALSEFFNAACLPGPYSPHADNDVLLKHRFANLCERCDAPAQCDKQDRYAGYEGAIRCLVENSGDVAFTKTIFVRKYFGLPVTPGGTAQPARNPAARPEDYVYLCEDGTTRPIADGTAPCSWAQRPWPVLLTNGDYSGTRSQRLQDATQQLDRFYNGPQSTAPEADRSAVVALGIKATNPLVNRKELMAPGDYLRKANYVEVIEREGPYGSAVRLCVTSEPERQKCEVLRRVAYSRDVRPALQCVLKTEEACVEAVRSGKEADVVVLNKYSSQLKAVVTEVYADGAAKTNGAKNGDASTGATVYVRPEMDEAEQDSIVHAFIALSETFGAGKPNALVFRLFGSFRVEGQADPISNLMFHDNAAKLAALNKNSLADN, encoded by the exons ATGAAAGTAGTACTGGCAGGTCGGGGGCTGTTGTTGGCCCTGGCGCTTGTAGCCGGTGCCTTCGGAGCTCCATCGGCGGAGAAGGATGGAGCGACGGTTCGCTGGTGCGTTCCGGAGCAGCTTCAAGCCAACTGCAGCCGATTGACGAGTGCGGCCGGTGTGGGGATCGAGTGCGTTAGCGGACTGGATCGCACCGAATGCCTGCGGTTGGTACGCAATCGGCAGGCGGACTTTGTGatggccgatccggaagaccTGTACGTCGCGATGAAGATGGAGAACCAGGACTTTGCGGTGTTTGCGGAGCAACGCACGACCGAAGAACCGGCGTCGCCGTTCCGCTACGAGGGAATTATGCTCGTGCGCGCGGCGGACGGTTTCCGCAGCCTGGAGGACCTGCGCGGCAAAAAGTCCTGCCACACCGGGTTCGGGCGCAACGTTGGCTACAAGATTCCGGTGGCGCGGTTGCAGCGTGCCGGTTTGCTGAAGCTGCCGGTGGCCGACGGTGCGCTGTCGACGGTGGAGCGCGAGCTGACCGCGCTGTCGGAATTCTTCAATGCGGCCTGCCTGCCCGGACCCTACTCACCCCATGCCGACAACGATGTGCTGCTGAAGCACCGGTTCGCGAACCTCTGCGAGCGCTGCGATGCGCCGGCCCAGTGCGACAAGCAGGACAGGTACGCCGGCTACGAGGGTGCCATTCGCTGTCTGGTAGAGAACAGCGGTGACGTGGCGTTCACCAAGACGATCTTCGTGCGCAAGTACTTTGGGCTCCCGGTGACCCCGGGTGGAACGGCGCAACCTGCCCGCAATCCGGCCGCCCGACCGGAGGACTATGTTTACCTGTGCGAGGACGGCACGACACGCCCGATCGCGGACGGTACGGCACCCTGCTCCTGGGCCCAGCGTCCCTGGCCGGTTCTGCTCACCAACGGGGACTACAGTGGGACTCGCTCCCAACGGCTGCAGGATGCCACTCAGCAGCTCGATCGCTTCTATAACGGCCCGCAATCGACGGCGCCCGAGGCCGACCGGTCGGCAGTCGTAGCGCTCGGTATCAAGGCGACCAATCCGCTCGTCAACCGGAAGGAACTGATGGCGCCCGGTGACTATCTGCGGAAGGCAAACTACGTGGAGGTGATCGAACGCGAGGGACCGTACGGCAGCGCGGTACGGCTGTGCGTTACCAGCGAGCCCGAGCGCCAGAAGTGCGAGGTGTTGCGACGCGTGGCGTACTCCCGGGACGTCCGGCCGGCCCTCCAGTGCGTGCTGAAAACCGAAGAGGCGTGCGTTGAAGCTGTCCGCAGCGGCAAGGAGGCGGACGTGGTGGTGCTGAACAAGTACTCTTCGCAGCTGAAGGCGGTCGTCACGGAGGTATACGCCGACGGTGCGGCGAAAACAAACGGAGCAAAGAATGGCGATGCAAG CACCGGAGCAACCGTCTACGTGCGACCGGAAATGGACGAAGCGGAACAGGACAGCATTGTGCACGCGTTCATCGCGCTGTCCGAAACGTTCGGGGCTGGCAAGCCGAATGCGCTGGTGTTCCGGCTGTTCGGTTCGTTCCGGGTGGAAGGCCAGGCCGACCCGATCAGTAACCTGATGTTCCACGACAACGCAGCCAAGCTGGCGGCACTAAACAAGAATTCGTTGGCGGACAATTAG
- the LOC131269289 gene encoding microsomal glutathione S-transferase 1-like translates to MTSLLNNINDEVFGTYIFWAAVLVAKMLLMSLLTGRARFKKGVFANEEDLAGAKKPNAKPKFDDPDVERVRRAHRNDLENILPFFTVGLLYMLTNPSPFIAINLFRAVAISRILHTIVYAVVVIPQPARGLSWGVAYAATFYMAIQTALYFL, encoded by the exons ATGACATCCTTACTGAACAACATCAACGATGAGGTGTTCGGAACGTACATCTTCTGGGCGGCGGTTTTGGTAGCGAAAATGCTGCTCATGTCCTTGCTGACCGGTCGGGCACGTTTCAAGAAGGGC GTGTTCGCCAACGAGGAAGATTTGGCCGGCGCAAAGAAACCGAATGCGAAGCCGAAGTTTGATGATCCGGACGTGGAGCGGGTGCGCCGGGCCCATCGCAACGATCTGGAGAACATCCTGCCCTTCTTCACCGTCGGCCTGCTGTACATGCTGACCAACCCGAGTCCGTTCATCGCGATCAACCTATTCCGGGCGGTGGCCATCAGCCGCATCCTGCACACGATCGTGTACGCCGTGGTGGTGATTCCACAGCCGGCTCGCGGCCTCTCGTGGGGCGTCGCCTACGCGGCCACTTTCTACATGGCCATCCAAACGGCTCTGTATTTCCTCTAA
- the LOC131268838 gene encoding uncharacterized protein LOC131268838 produces the protein MADAVERKASASGEGVPELAVVKLGTLEEPQSPSIRSDSSSECRKSSLLVYGDGHFSITLKHYDSIVAEVKCPGCAEPMDGAITMCCTGHSICAACRRKFGVCPLCGDRFSELRNYTLEAIVSKVQFPCKNAARGCTVRLPLQLLRWHRERCSYKPIECFMGKVWDACGWQGCERDWMEHCLAAHADRVHQEPTVALRWDYGDESAGQRAGAQLVVAYYVLRAHDEAFNLYQVYDPDSLTVLWTVICATKESKVSARYAFELELYSPVDSWKLLVQRFPCHSELDPDFLKDGHCVKIPLSEALRFMAEDKVLHYRVRILEVGPVRSSSLAKLDAPACSSPSCAPDYSCKHIENVNLKGVPEGNIIVRKQPVADGTGEWYGSVQPLSNGRPGDASNAFAEVDDDDVFLPYVDQGAAAAGSSPVRATGSMKLASSVPVLARPLVSTPPAQPGSTEVELQPIQQLVRVKMAEREEPVRMHAVYTTTKQLTRANGLVDGRAPSTESLAKPPKGTGLSKFYNVTMYKAAKFLDKKSIK, from the exons ATGGCCGACGCGGTGGAACGTAAGGCGAGTGCGTCGGGGGAAGGGGTGCCGGAGCTGGCCGTGGTGAAGCTGGGCACGCTGGAGGAACCGCAATCGCCGAGCATACGCTCGGACTCGTCGTCCGAGTGTCGGAAGTCTTCGCTGCTGGTGTACGGCGACGGCCACTTCAGCATCACGCTGAAGCACTACGACAGCATCGTGGCGGAGGTGAAGTGTCCCGGGTGCGCGGAACCCATGGACGGCGCCATCACCATGTGCTGCACCGGCCACAGCATCTGCGCGGCCTGTCGCCGTAAGTTTGGCGTGTGCCCGCTGTGCGGCGACCGGTTCAGCGAGCTGCGCAACTACACACTGGAGGCGATCGTGTCGAAGGTGCAGTTCCCCTGCAAGAACGCGGCCCGGGGCTGCACGGTCCGGTTGCCGCTGCAGCTGCTCCGCTGGCACCGCGAGCGCTGCAGCTACAAGCCGATCGAGTGCTTCATGGGCAAGGTGTGGGACGCGTGCGGGTGGCAGGGGTGCGAGCGGGACTGGATGGAACACTGCCTGGCGGCGCACGCCGATCGCGTGCACCAGGAGCCGACGGTGGCGCTGCGGTGGGACTATGGGGACGAGAGCGCGGGGCAGCGGGCCGGCGCACAGCTGGTGGTGGCCTACTACGTCCTCCGGGCGCACGACGAGGCGTTCAATCTGTACCAGGTGTACGACCCGGACAGCCTGACCGTGCTGTGGACGGTGATCTGCGCCACCAAGGAGTCCAAGGTGAGCGCCCGGTACGCGTTCGAGCTGGAACTCTACTCACCGGTCGACAGCTGGAAGCTGCTGGTGCAGCGCTTCCCCTGCCACTCCGAGCTCGATCCGGACTTCCTCAAGGATGGCCACTGCGTGAAGATTCCCCTCTCCGAGGCGCTACGATTTATGGCGGAAGACAAG GTACTACACTATCGTGTACGAATTCTGGAAGTTGGACCAGTTAGGAGCAGCAGTCTGGCCAAGCTGGACGCGCCGGCCTGCTCCAGCCCATCCTGTGCGCCAGACTACAGCTGTAAGCACATCGAAAATGTCAACCTTAAGGGCGTCCCGGAGGGTAACATCATCGTACGGAAGCAACCGGTAGCGGACGGGACGGGCGAGTGGTACGGCAGCGTTCAACCACTGTCGAATGGGCGTCCGGGCGATGCCAGCAATGCTTTCGCCGAGGTAGACGACGATGACGTGTTTCTGCCGTACGTCGATCagggtgctgctgctgctggcagcTCGCCGGTGCGAGCAACCGGGAGTATGAAACTGGCCTCCTCGGTGCCGGTGCTAGCCCGACCGCTCGTATCAACACCGCCCGCACAACCCGGCAGCACGGAGGTGGAGCTACAACCCATACAGCAGCTGGTCCGCGTCAAGATGGCGGAGCGGGAGGAACCGGTCAGGATGCACGCGGTCTACACCACGACGAAGCAGCTGACCAGAGCGAACGGACTGGTGGACGGCCGGGCGCCATCCACCGAAAGCCTAGCGAAACCACCCAAAGGCACGGGCCTCTCCAAGTTCTACAACGTGACGATGTACAAGGCGGCAAAGTTTTTGGACAAAAAGAGCATCAAGTGA
- the LOC131269288 gene encoding microsomal glutathione S-transferase 1-like isoform X2 codes for MTNVFDSVNDAALRAYLFWVSVLTLKMLLMSPLTSVTRVRKMAFANPEDTNAVSRKLKPKLDDPDVERVRRAHQNDLENILPFFVIGFLYLLTDPAPFLAINLFRLVAASRIIHTLVYAVVVVPQPARFLAFIGAMLPMQYMAVKTILYFL; via the exons ATGACGAATGTTTTTGATTCGGTGAACGATGCTGCTCTGCGGGCTTATCTATTTTGGGTGTCAGTGttgacattgaagatgctgtTGATGTCTCCTTTAACTTCGGTGACCCGAGTCCGGAAGATG GCCTTTGCCAATCCAGAAGATACCAATGCAGTTAGCAGGAAACTGAAGCCAAAGCTCGACGATCCGGACGTAGAGCGAGTACGCAG AGCGCACCAGAACGATCTGGAGAACATCCTGCCATTTTTCGTGATCGGGTTCCTGTACCTGCTGACCGACCCGGCTCCGTTCCTGGCGATAAACCTGTTCCGGCTAGTAGCGGCCTCTCGCATTATCCACACGCTGGTGTATGCCGTTGTCGTTGTTCCGCAGCCGGCCCGCTTCCTCGCCTTTATAGGCGCGATGCTTCCAATGCAGTACATGGCCGTTAAGACCATCCTATACTTCCTGTAG
- the LOC131269605 gene encoding cystathionine beta-synthase-like protein, which produces MASNHRNCPMNGHRSVNQPRTETDEDPMANFIRPDQPSRCTWALGTEVASPHHHEPLAPKPSVLPSILEAVGGTPLVKLNKIPQSYGLKCNVYVKCEFLNPGGSVKDRIGVRMVLEAERQGLLKPGCTIIEPTSGNTGIGLAMAAAARGYRCLIVMPEKMSNEKVDTLKALGAEVIRTPTEAAFDSPEGLIAVSQRLQRSIPDSVILDQYRNAGNPLAHYDGTGAEIVQQLDGRVDMVVIGTGTGGTMTGIGRKIKEACPSCQVIAADPEGSILAEPEELNRSEVSFYEVEGVGYDFLPTVLDRSVVDRWYKFNDRAALPLARRLIRDEGLLCGGSSGGNLYVALEAAKTLTEGQNCVVILPDNIRNYLTKFVSDNWMEARKFKESENCYDQKWWNNQLHSVPIDAPVTVRVDANLEDAIALMKQNHRDQLPVVDEEGTIKGVVHLPNLMSKVLNRQAKPTDPVTRAIYKQFVKVDQNDNVGRASRILEKDSFVLITNQEQSATDASSKEVLVGVLTQRALFEYISAQQQQQVAATNGNGNAE; this is translated from the exons atggcatCCAATCATCGAAACTGTCCCATGAACGGCCATCGGTCAGTGAACCAGCCCCGCACCGAAACGGACGAGGACCCGATGGCAAACTTCATTCGACCCGATCAACCTTCCCGCTGTACCTGGGCGCTGGGCACCGAAGTGGCCAGCCCACACCACCACGAACCACT CGCCCCGAAACCTTCGGTTCTCCCGTCAATTCTGGAAGCGGTCGGAGGCACGCCGCTGGTGAAGCTGAACAAAATTCCACAGTCGTACGGCCTCAAGTGCAACGTTT ATGTGAAATGTGAGTTTCTCAACCCGGGCGGTTCGGTGAAGGACCGTATCGGCGTACGCATGGTGCTGGAAGCGGAGCGGCAGGGTTTGCTGAAGCCGGGCTGCACCATTATCGAGCCGACGTCCGGCAACACCGGTATCGGGCTGGCGATGGCGGCAGCCGCCCGTGGCTACCGCTGCCTGATCGTGATGCCGGAGAAGATGTCCAACGAGAAGGTGGACACGCTGAAGGCGCTCGGTGCCGAGGTCATCCGTACGCCGACGGAGGCGGCCTTCGACTCGCCGGAGGGTCTGATAGCCGTGTCGCAGCGGCTGCAACGCTCCATCCCGGACTCGGTCATCCTCGACCAGTATCGCAACGCGGGCAACCCGCTGGCGCACTACGACGGCACGGGGGCCGAAATCGTGCAGCAGCTGGACGGGCGGGTGGACATGGTGGTGATCGGCACCGGAACCGGTGGCACCATGACCGGCATCGGGCGCAAGATAAAGGAGGCCTGCCCGTCCTGCCAGGTGATTGCCGCCGACCCGGAGGGCTCCATTCTGGCCGAACCGGAGGAGCTGAACCGTTCGGAAGTGAGCTTCTACGAGGTCGAGGGTGTAGGCTATGACTTTTTGCCGACCGTGCTTGACCGGTCCGTTGTTGACCGGTGGTACAAGTTCAACGATCGCGCCGCACTGCCCCTAGCACGACGGCTCATTCGCGACGAGGGGCTGCTGTGCGGTGGAAGCAGTGGTGGCAACCTGTACGTCGCACTCGAGGCGGCCAAAACGCTGACCGAGGGTCAGAACTGTGTCGTCATCCTCCCGGACAACATCCGCAACTACCTGACGAAGTTCGTCTCGGACAACTGGATGGAGGCACGCAAGTTCAAGGAGTCGGAAAACTGCTACGATCAAAA GTGGTGGAACAATCAGTTACACTCAGTACCGATCGACGCACCGGTAACAGTGCGCGTCGATGCGAACTTGGAGGATGCCATCGCCTTGATGAAACAGAACCATCGCGACCAGCTGCCTGTTGTGGACGAAGAAGG GACCATCAAGGGCGTTGTGCACCTACCGAACCTAATGTCCAAGGTGTTGAACCGCCAGGCGAAACCAACCGACCCGGTTACGCGTGCCATTTACAAGCAGTTCGTCAAAGTCGACCAAAACGACAACGTCGGGCGCGCGTCCCGTATTCTCGAGAAGGACAGCTTCGTCCTGATCACCAATCAAGAGCAATCTG CCACGGATGCTTCGAGTAAGGAGGTACTGGTTGGGGTACTGACGCAGCGGGCACTATTCGAATACATCTccgcacagcagcagcagcaggtggcGGCCACGAATGGCAATGGAAACGCCGAATGA
- the LOC131269288 gene encoding microsomal glutathione S-transferase 1-like isoform X1, translating to MSFATAFNNINTEVYNAYVFWSAVLVAKMLFMAPLTAIQRFKNKAFANPEDTNAVSRKLKPKLDDPDVERVRRAHQNDLENILPFFVIGFLYLLTDPAPFLAINLFRLVAASRIIHTLVYAVVVVPQPARFLAFIGAMLPMQYMAVKTILYFL from the exons ATGTCTTTCGCCACGGCATTCAACAATATCAATACGGAGGTGTACAACGCATACGTGTTCTGGTCAGCGGTGTTGGTGGCAAAAATGCTATTCATGGCCCCACTGACCGCAATCCAGCGTTTCAAAAATAAG GCCTTTGCCAATCCAGAAGATACCAATGCAGTTAGCAGGAAACTGAAGCCAAAGCTCGACGATCCGGACGTAGAGCGAGTACGCAG AGCGCACCAGAACGATCTGGAGAACATCCTGCCATTTTTCGTGATCGGGTTCCTGTACCTGCTGACCGACCCGGCTCCGTTCCTGGCGATAAACCTGTTCCGGCTAGTAGCGGCCTCTCGCATTATCCACACGCTGGTGTATGCCGTTGTCGTTGTTCCGCAGCCGGCCCGCTTCCTCGCCTTTATAGGCGCGATGCTTCCAATGCAGTACATGGCCGTTAAGACCATCCTATACTTCCTGTAG